The following proteins are co-located in the Tripterygium wilfordii isolate XIE 37 chromosome 2, ASM1340144v1, whole genome shotgun sequence genome:
- the LOC119981991 gene encoding protein BIG GRAIN 1-like E, translated as MSTTGIQDQHKFYNKKSSFHGRNDSDELDVFEAARYFSGYNEAHQQVYNVTTTNYMQRSIRGGRISLDVPMMRNSLPQDSNYKADVKNQDKKYKQPSSPGGRLASFLNSLFNQTGSKKKKKSNSTTQSMKDSDDRSPNSGRRRRRSSISHFRSSNSTSADTKSLYSSSSSGFRTPPAYGFSDHKQKPTIGKLINHDRHHKRNQDLYENKVKFSDESTEKKKKEQLIKLNIDQVDDGAESDSSSDLFELENYDLGFYPNGLPVYETTHMDTIKRSSQPITTGAL; from the coding sequence ATGTCCACCACAGGAATTCAAGACCAACACAAATTCTACAACAAGAAGTCCTCCTTCCATGGTAGAAATGATTCCGATGAGCTTGATGTGTTTGAGGCTGCAAGGTACTTCTCTGGCTACAATGAAGCTCATCAGCAAGTCTACAATGTCACAACAACTAATTACATGCAGAGGAGCATCAGAGGAGGAAGAATAAGCTTAGATGTTCCAATGATGAGAAACTCTCTCCCACAAGACTCTAATTACAAGGCTGATGTTAAGAACCAAGACAAAAAATACAAGCAACCAAGCTCACCAGGAGGGAGACTTGCCAGTTTCTTGAACTCTCTGTTTAACCAAACAGGgtctaagaagaagaagaaatcaaattcAACCACACAATCCATGAAAGATTCAGATGATCGGAGTCCCAATAGtgggagaaggaggaggaggagcagcaTTAGTCATTTCCGAAGCTCGAATTCTACATCAGCTGATACAAAGTCTCTGTATTCCTCTTCAAGCTCTGGTTTCAGAACTCCCCCTGCTTATGGCTTCTCTGATcacaaacaaaaacccacaATTGGGAAACTGATCAATCATGATCGCCATCACAAGAGGAACCAAGATTTGTATGAGAATAAGGTCAAGTTCAGCGATGAATctacagagaagaagaagaaggagcaACTGATAAAGTTGAATATTGATCAAGTAGATGATGGAGCAGAGAGTGATTCAAGCTCTGATTTGTTTGAATTGGAAAACTATGATTTGGGTTTCTACCCAAATGGATTACCAGTGTATGAGACTACTCATATGGACACCATCAAGAGATCATCACAACCAATAACCACTGGTGCTCTATGA
- the LOC120012161 gene encoding squamosa promoter-binding-like protein 6: MEPWNFVSASKSIFFSDEIDLPSDALLRSRKDVIEWGIKHCSDPLSHGVMSDRESVESMELMDLGIHDVSRKALYENMGGRLLGDGEVSADSSAGVVSPPTMMTSNSSFREGESTSKHTNYFLKSNSQDSTLIDLKLGRLADFNDSLNYNVTNENLLQHPVQPPLQAKRGRKSGSYSVTPFCQVLGCNRDLSSSKDYYKRHKVCDVHSKTAKVIVNGVEQRFCQQCSRFHLLVEFDDGKRSCRKRLAGHNERRRKPQFSALAGKSHELLQSYQGTHILKRAPFVIADIFRGGILYPEIYEQVNWRRHNELEEETLSRQLAVQLANGQLLPKSMFHLHGTVKQQTPGYSQSANEDYSISHTASSLKELSAVLQPKCALSLLSTQSPAFRDQLEEIPVGKPLIDQVNCVHQNLCQHFDKPLEVSYLDNYTPNELYSSREETMEANHMESLVGSDVGHATALEVQSWRFTNEADVLTAKYCPSPEHGSTVDLLQLNSHLQRVEQQRNSMQMKQENEDLMLFPCHLSGMS, translated from the exons ATGGAGCCCTGGAATTTTGTTTCCGCAAGCAAAAGCATTTTTTTCTCGGATGAAATTGATTTACCAAGTGATGCATTGCTAAGAAGTAGAAAAGATGTAATAGAATGGGGAATAAAGCATTGTTCTGATCCTTTAAGTCATGGAGTTATGTCAGATAGAGAATCAGTAGAAAGCATGGAATTGATGGATTTGGGTATTCATGATGTGTCCAGAAAAGCACTTTACGAGAACATGGGTGGGAGATTACTTGGTGATGGTGAAGTTTCTGCTGATTCTAGTGCAGGGGTTGTGTCTCCTCCCACTATGATGACTTCTAATTCATCATTCCGAGAGGGGGAATCTACGTCGAAGCATACAAATTATTTCTTGAAATCAAATAGTCAGGATTCAACACTAATTGATCTGAAGCTTGGGAGATTGGCTGATTTCAACGATTCTCTAAATTATAATGTTACAAATGAGAATTTGCTTCAGCATCCAGTTCAACCCCCTTTGCAAGCAAAAAGAGGTCGAAAATCTGGTTCATATTCTGTTACTCCATTTTGCCAAGTCCTTGGTTGTAACAGGGATCTTAGCTCCTCGAAGGATTACTACAAAAGACACAAAGTCTGTGATGTTCACTCAAAGACTGCCAAAGTTATTGTTAATGGCGTTGAGCAGAGGTTTTGTCAGCAATGTAGTcg GTTTCATTTGCTGGTTGAGTTTGATGATGGTAAGCGCAGTTGTCGTAAACGCTTAGCAGGCCATAATGAACGTAGAAGAAAGCCTCAATTCAGTGCCCTGGCTGGAAAATCGCACGAGTTATTGCAGTCGTATCAAG GGACTCACATCCTCAAGAGAGCACCTTTTGTCATTGCAGATATATTTCGAGGTGGCATTCTTTATCCAGAAATATATGAGCAGGTTAATTGGCGCAGGCATAATGAATTAGAAGAAGAAACTCTCTCTCGTCAATTGGCAGTACAGCTTGCAAATGGACAGTTGCTACCAAAATCAATGTTCCATCTACATGGCACTGTAAAACAACAGACTCCTGGATATTCTCAATCCGCAAATGAAGATTATTCCATTTCCCATACAGCATCAAGCCTTAAAGAATTATCTGCAGTTTTGCAGCCCAAATGTGCTCTCTCTCTTCTGTCAACTCAATCACCGGCCTTTCGTGACCAACTGGAAGAAATTCCAGTAGGTAAGCCCCTTATCGATCAAGTCAATTGTGTCCATCAGAATTTATGTCAACATTTTGACAAACCTTTAGAGGTAAGCTATTTGGACAATTATACACCAAATGAGCTTTACTCATCCAGAGAGGAAACCATGGAAGCAAATCATATGGAGTCTCTTGTGGGTTCTGATGTTGGTCATGCAACTGCATTGGAGGTTCAATCATGGAGGTTCACCAACGAGGCAGATGTTTTGACTGCCAAATATTGTCCTTCTCCTGAACATGGTTCAACTGTTGATTTGCTTCAGTTGAATTCACATCTTCAAAGAGTAGAGCAACAGAGAAATTCCATGCAAATGAAGCAGGAAAATGAGGACCTAATGTTGTTTCCTTGCCACTTGAGCGGCATGAGTTGA
- the LOC120012744 gene encoding cell division cycle 5-like protein: MRIMIKGGVWKNTEDEILKAAVMKYGKNQWARISSLLVRKSAKQCKARWYEWLDPSIKKTEWTREEDEKLLHLAKLMPTQWRTIAPIVGRTPSQCLERYEKLLDAACVKDENYEPGDDPRKLRPGEIDPNPESKPARPDPVDMDEDEKEMLSEARARLANTRGKKAKRKAREKQLEEARRLASLQKRRELKAAGIDNRHRKRKRKGIDYNAEIPFEKKPPPGFFDVADEDRPVEQPKFPTTIEELEGKRRVDIEAQLRKQDMAKNKIAQRQDAPSAILQANKMNDPETVRKRSKLMLPSPQISDHELEEIAKMGYASDLLTGSDELMEGSGATRALLADYAQTPRQGMTPLRTPQRTPAGKGDAIMMEAENLARLRESQTPLLGGENPELHPSDFSGVTPKKRDAQTPNPMLTPSATPGGAGLTPRLGMTPRDGYGFGMTPKGTPVRDELRINEDMDTHDSAKLELRRQAELKQNLRSGLINLPLPKNEYQIVIQPPPEFSEEPEEKIEEDMSDRLARERAEEEARQQALLRKRSKVLQRELPRPPAASVELIKSSLLRADGDKNSFVPPTSIEQADEAIRKELLSLLEHDNAKYPLDEKVDKEKKKGARRPANGLAVPVPVIEDFEEEELKEADFLIKEETQYLRVAMGHENESLEEFAEAHKTCLNDLMYFPTRNAYGLSSVAGNIEKLAALQNEFENLHKRFDADKAKGGNLETKVKLYTQGYENRAQKLWSQIRSTIKQMETSGTELECFQALQKQERLAASHRINGLWEEVQKQKELEQTLQVRYGRLLADLEKIQPLMEEYRGQAQKEEEIAANRHSIELVGASSDQTVVPVLEASKTSDDLESSVSVDPSHYEASQHQMDVDSEKEPAAVDTNVNPPNHVTTEYGVDGKLLHSHRVPERDSIEEVDNLSNEEVKVENMLPVGKSTGDDVTNAEVPKEDVVEDQQNDLERGSREVSTNSEIGKNDDLTTEDAMQVSNGHDEKLNSA; encoded by the exons ATGAGGATTATGATAAAGGGAGGTGTGTGGAAGAACACGGAGGATGAGATCCTCAAGGCTGCGGTGATGAAGTATGGGAAAAACCAATGGGCTCGGATCTCATCGCTTCTCGTTCGCAAATCAGCGAAGCAGTGTAAAGCACGCTGGTACGAGTGGCTCGACCCATCCATTAAGAAG ACTGAGTGGACAAGAGAGGAGGATGAGAAACTACTTCATCTTGCTAAGCTTATGCCCACACAGTGGAGGACGATTGCACCTATTGTTGGTCGTACTCCATCTCAGTGTCTTGAGAGGTATGAGAAACTCCTTGATGCAGCATGTGTTAAAGATGAGAACTATGAACCAGGTGATGACCCACGAAAGTTGCGGCCTGGGGAGATTGATCCAAACCCTGAATCAAAGCCTGCACGTCCTGATCCTGTTGATATGGATGAGGATGAGAAGGAAATGCTTTCGGAAGCACGGGCTCGGCTAGCAAACACTAGGGGGAAAAAGGCGAAAAGGAAAGCCCGGGAGAAGCAGCTCGAAGAGGCGAGGAGACTTGCTTCTTTGCAGAAAAGGAGAGAATTAAAGGCTGCTGGTATTGACAACAGGCATCGGAAGAGGAAAAGGAAGGGAATTGACTACAATGCTGAAATCCCCTTTGAGAAGAAGCCTCCTCCTGGGTTTTTTGATGTTGCTGATGAAGACAGGCCTGTGGAGCAGCCGAAGTTTCCAACCACTATCGAAGAACTTGAAGGGAAAAGAAGGGTCGATATTGAAGCACAGTTGAGGAAGCAAGATATGGCAAAGAACAAAATCGCCCAAAGGCAGGATGCCCCATCTGCTATATTGCAGGCTAACAAGATGAATGATCCTGAAACTGTGAGGAAGCGGTCAAAACTGATGCTTCCTTCTCCACAGATTTCTGACCACGAGTTGGAAGAAATTGCAAAGATGGGTTATGCGAGTGATCTTCTCACAGGTAGTGATGAGTTAATGGAAGGCAGTGGAGCAACACGTGCTCTTCTTGCAGATTATGCCCAGACACCACGTCAAGGAATGACACCACTAAGAACCCCTCAAAGAACACCTGCTGGTAAGGGTGATGCTATCATGATGGAGGCTGAAAACTTGGCCAGGCTAAGGGAGTCTCAGACACCATTATTAGGAGGGGAGAATCCAGAATTGCACCCTTCGGATTTTTCAGGTGTCACTCCAAAGAAGAGGGATGCTCAAACCCCGAATCCAATGCTCACCCCTTCAGCGACTCCTGGAGGTGCAGGTCTCACCCCTAGGTTGGGCATGACACCTAGGGATGGCTATGGTTTTGGTATGACGCCAAAAGGAACTCCTGTCAGGGATGAGCTACGTATAAATGAAGACATGGATACGCACGATAGTGCGAAACTTGAGCTGCGGAGACAAGCTgagttgaaacaaaacttgCGCTCAGGTTTAATTAATCTTCCACTGCCCAAGAATGAATACCAAATAGTTATCCAACCCCCTCCAGAATTTAGTGAAGAACCAGAGGAGAAGATTGAGGAAGACATGTCTGATCGGCTAGCAAGAGAAAGGGCAGAGGAAGAAGCACGGCAACAGGCATTACTTCGGAAAAGATCGAAAGTATTGCAGAGGGAGCTTCCTAGACCACCAGCTGCTTCAGTGGAATTAATTAAAAGTTCTTTGCTGAGGGCCGATGGAGATAAAAATTCCTTTGTTCCGCCTACTTCAATTGAGCAAGCTGATGAAGCAATAAGGAAAGAGCTTTTGAGCTTACTAGAGCATGATAATGCGAAGTACCCACTTGACGAAAAGGTTgataaagagaaaaagaaaggtgcCAGGCGGCCTGCCAATGGATTGGCTGTGCCTGTTCCTGTGATTGAAGATTTTGAAGAAGAGGAGCTAAAAGAA GCTGATTTTTTGATAAAGGAGGAGACTCAGTATCTTCGTGTGGCAATGGGGCACGAAAATGAATCCCTTGAGGAGTTTGCTGAGGCGCACAAAACTTGTTTAAATGACTTGATGTATTTCCCCACTCGCAATGCTTATGGCCTGTCAAGTGTTGCAGGAAACATAGAGAAGCTTGCAGCCTTGCAGAATGAATTTGAGAATTTGCACAAGAGGTTTGATGCTGATAAAGCTAAGGGGGGAAACCTTGAGACAAAGGTTAAGCTTTACACTCAGGGTTATGAG AATCGGGCCCAAAAGCTTTGGTCGCAAATTAGATCAACCATAAAGCAAATGGAGACATCTGGAACTGAACTGGAGTGCTTTCAAGCCTTACAAAAGCAAGAAAGATTAGCTGCATCACACAGGATAAATGGTCTGTGGGAGGAGGTTCAGAAGCAAAAGGAGCTTGAGCAAACTTTACAAGTGCGTTATGGCCGTTTGTTAGCTGACCTGGAAAAGATACAACCTCTGATGGAGGAATACAGAGGACAAGcacaaaaggaagaagagattgCTGCAAATAGACATTCTATTGAGTTGGTGGGGGCTTCTTCAGATCAAACTGTCGTGCCTGTGTTAGAAGCTTCTAAAACCTCTGATGACCTGGAAAGCTCTGTGTCTGTTGATCCATCTCACTATGAAGCTTCACAACATCAAATGGATGTTGATTCTGAAAAAGAGCCGGCAGCAGTCGATACCAATGTAAACCCACCTAATCATGTGACTACTGAATATGGAGTGGATGGAAAGCTGTTGCATTCTCATAGGGTTCCAGAGCGAGATTCTATCGAAGAAGTGGATAACCTTTCCAATGAGGAGGTTAAAGTAGAAAATATGTTGCCCGTTGGTAAGTCGACTGGGGATGATGTAACAAATGCTGAGGTTCCTAAGGAGGATGTGGTTGAAGATCAGCAGAACGATTTAGAACGTGGAAGCAGAGAAGTCTCAACCAACAGTGAAATTGGGAAAAATGATGATTTGACAACTGAGGATGCTATGCAGGTTTCCAATGGTCACGATGAGAAGCTGAATTCTGCGTAA
- the LOC120012751 gene encoding uncharacterized protein LOC120012751, with the protein MAYSYHERRSSIFDLFSLNPLPYPVLLILAVISIFLGMSWYFSYEEAVEAAEETMGWALLAVPVVLIFLVRWLSSMENHDMFFGWSPWDKRGRTYYGPSSSEGSSPWGVAALIVLLLILLRFQSVFLDSWFG; encoded by the coding sequence ATGGCCTACTCTTATCATGAAAGAAGAAGCTCCatctttgatttgttttctttaaacCCACTGCCATATCCAGTTCTCTTAATCCTGGCAGTGATATCAATATTTCTTGGGATGTCATGGTACTTCTCTTATGAAGAAGCTGTTGAGGCTGCAGAGGAAACAATGGGTTGGGCACTATTGGCTGTGCCAGTTGTGTTGATATTTCTAGTTCGCTGGTTGTCATCTATGGAAAATCATGACATGTTCTTTGGCTGGTCGCCTTGGGACAAGCGCGGCCGGACTTACTACGGCCCATCGTCGTCGGAGGGGAGCTCACCGTGGGGTGTTGCTGCCTTGATTGTGTTGCTGTTGATTTTGTTGCGGTTTCAATCTGTCTTTCTTGATAGCTGGTTTGGTTGA